In a single window of the Planctomycetia bacterium genome:
- a CDS encoding HNH endonuclease: protein MQLKLVEAAHILPVAAEKSSDHVTNGIALSSTYHRAFDTGLIYLNDSFEMCISGPRRRFHTELGLDGGLVDFERSLGKIYLPPDRAQWPNREFVNRANKLRLVG, encoded by the coding sequence ATGCAGCTCAAACTCGTTGAAGCAGCTCATATCTTGCCTGTCGCCGCAGAGAAAAGTTCGGATCATGTCACCAATGGGATTGCGCTGTCGTCCACATATCACCGGGCTTTCGACACGGGACTGATCTACCTTAACGACTCCTTCGAGATGTGCATCAGTGGGCCCCGCCGAAGATTTCACACGGAACTCGGCTTGGACGGTGGCTTGGTCGATTTCGAAAGATCCCTAGGCAAGATTTACCTGCCGCCTGATAGGGCGCAATGGCCCAATCGCGAGTTTGTCAATCGGGCGAATAAGTTGCGTTTGGTCGGTTAA